A window of Roseiconus lacunae genomic DNA:
ATTGAAATCTTTGGCCTTCAAAGCAGCCAGCATTTTCTTGAACTCTGAAAATCTCGTCTTTCCAAGATTAAAGGTCATGTCCACGACAACTCGCTTCCTTATATCGGATAACTCCGAGTAGCCTTCGACGACCGACTCGCAGTCCGAAATTGCAGTTTCAATATCGCCTTTTAGAAGCGTGTCAGCCTGCGCGTCGGTGAGCGAAACCCTTCCTTCTAAGACATCTTTGTATGGCAGGCCGAGGGCCTCAATCTTCGATTTCGCATCCTTCTTTTTCAAATTGAACCCGACACCGATCGTAGGAATACCTTCAGAGTCCTTGTAGACCTTCAAACGCTTGCCTTCATGCTGAATAAGCTGCGTTTTCAGTTTTGCTTTATTAAGGTCTTCTGCATTTGCAACGACCTGCGTGAGCAACAGTGTGCAGAAAAAGATGGTTCCCAATCTCTTCATTGATCGCCCGCTAATTTGAACAAAATAATGATATTGCGATGATACCGGAGA
This region includes:
- a CDS encoding glycoside hydrolase family protein — its product is MKRLGTIFFCTLLLTQVVANAEDLNKAKLKTQLIQHEGKRLKVYKDSEGIPTIGVGFNLKKKDAKSKIEALGLPYKDVLEGRVSLTDAQADTLLKGDIETAISDCESVVEGYSELSDIRKRVVVDMTFNLGKTRFSEFKKMLAALKAKDFNKAAVEMKDSKWCKQVKTRCSTLEQMMQANKDPSWLKDAD